CGAGTCCATCCGCTTTTCGACGTCGTCCAGGTGGCCGTAGGCCTTCCCGTAGCCCGCCGAGCCGCGGACGTTCGGCTCGAAGACGGCGTAGCCGTTGGCGAGGAAATACTGCGTGACCGCGCTGAACGAGGGGCGGCGCTGGGACTCGGGGCCGCCGTGGATGTCGACGATCACCGGCGTCTCGCCCGCGCTCGTGTCGGACTCGGGGAGGGAGAAGAACGCCGGGATGTCGCGGCCGTCGAACGTCGGGTAGTGGACGAGTTCGGGCTCGACGAAGGTGTCCCGCGGGATGCCCGCGGTGGCGGCCCGGGTCCAGCGCTCGGCCGGGAGCCGGGACCCGTCGGCCGCTTCGATCGCCGTTTCCGCCCCCGCGTCGATCACGTAGACGTTCGCCGGATCGCCCCGACGGGTCACCGTCACGGCGAATCGCTCGCCGCCCTCGTCGAAAGCGACGCCGCCCACGACGCCCTCGGGGAGGTCCGGCGCCGGGCGCTCGTCGATCTCGGGGGCCGGCTCCGATCCCGCGGGCGCGACGAGGTCGCCGACGGTGAGTTCGGTGTAGCCGTCGACGTTCGTCGAGTAGACGACTCTTCCAGTCCGGTCGTCGACGGCGACGCCGTCGATCTCCCAGTCGGGGTCGCTCGCGACGAGCGCGAACTCGCCCGTCTCGACGTCGACGGACCACAGATCGAGGGTGTCGCTGTCGCGGTCGGAGACGAGGTAGAGCCGCTCGCCGTCGGGGCCCCACTCGGCGCTCTGAAAGCGGACGGTCCCCTCGTGGGGCGTCAGGTGGGTCAGCTCGCCCGTCCGGAGATCACAGACGGAGACGTCCTGATCGAAGTTCGAGTACGCCTCCGCGACGATGAGCCGCGAGTCGTCGGGCGAGAAGCCGCCGACGGTCAGCCAGCCGTCGCCCTCGGCGACCAGTTCGGCGCCGTCGCCGACCTCGTCGCGGCCCTGCACGTAGACGTCGAAGACGGACTCGTCGCGGCGGTTCGACGCGAACGCGAAGCGCTCGCCGTCGTGGCTCCACCCGCCCCAGCGGTGCTTCGCGTCCGGGTGGGCGGTGAGGTTCGTGATCGACCCGTCGTGGAGGTCGTACCGGAACAGCTGCGCCCGTTCGTTGCCGCCCTCGTCCATCCCGAAGACGAACTCCTCGCGCGTGGGCGACCACGAGACGAAGGTGACGCGCTCGTCGAAGAACGTCCGCTGTTCGGGCCAGCCGCCGGGCTCGGTCGTCGTCCAGACCTGCGGGACGCCCGTCGTGTCCATCAGGAACGCTAAGCGCTCGCCGTCGGGGGCGAACGAGGCGCCGTAGGCGCTCCGGACGTTGAGATACCGCTCGATGTCGTGGGCCATACCGCCGGCTACGCCCCGGGAGACCAAAGCGTTCGGGTCCGCCCTCGACCCGCGCGACGGGTCGGTCGCCGTCGGGCGGTCGGCTCAGATCATCCCTTCGGCCTTGAGCCCCTCGATGACGTCGTCGACGAGCGACTCGACGTCGTTGTAGGGGAAGTCCTGGTGCGAGCCGAGCTTCGCCGCCATCTCCATCGCGGTGAGGGTCACGTCGCCGGCCTCGAACTTCGTCCCGGGGCCGTCCGGGAGCGTCGGGACGAGGTCCATCTGACTGCTGACGGGGAAGTCGGCGCCACTGAACGCGTCTGTGAACTGCTGGCGGAGTTCCGCCTCGACGTCTGCCATAGCCGTGAGGTGCCACAGGACCCGCAAAAACGTTCCGGAACCACCGCAAACGCGTTGAGAGTTGCTTCCCAAATCGGGACAGTCGGCCGTGGTATTCATTTCGGTCGCGGTCCAACGGCGATCGATGCCAGAGGCCGAAGTCGGCGTCGAGATGACAGACGAGGAGATCGCGGCGTTCCTCACGCGGCAGGGACACGGTGTGCTCTCGTTCGCCGGCGAGGAGCCGTACAGCCTCCCGATCTCCTTCGGCTACGACGTCTTAGAGCACCGCTGTATCTTCCAGCTCGTCTTCCACGACGAGAGCACGAAGCGCGAACGGATCGCGTCCTCGTCCCGCGTCACCCTCGTCTCCTACGAGTGGCGCGGCCCCGACGACTGGCGGAGCGTCATCATCGACGGCGACCTCCGCTGGATCGACGACGAGTCGCCGGAGGTCCTCGACGCCTCGGAGGTGTTCGCGGAGTACGCCTCGCTGGCGGGCCTCGCCGTCTTCGACCGCCCGACGCCCGACCTCGACCCCGAGTGGTACGAACTGGAGATCGAATCGATGAGCGGCCGGCACGCGCCGGCGGTGGCGTCGATCGACGCGATCGAGTGACCGCTCGCGGCCGCTGTGGCCGCCGCGCGGGGAGACAAACCAAAGTATTCACTACAGGCGACTCCCAACGCCCGAGTATGACTGACGGCAACGCGGAGATGTCCCGTCGCGCCTTCCTCACGACGGCGGCCGGTACCGCCGCGACAGCCGGCGCCGCGGGGACCGCGGCGGCACAGGAGAGCGGCGGCGGTGGGGGCAGCACGACCACCGTGACGGTCGGGCCGGGAGGCGATCTCGTGTACGAGCCCGGGACGAACGAGCCGCTCCAGATCACGCCGGGGACGACGGTGGAGTTCGTCTGGGACTCGGACAACCACAACATCGTCGTCGACAGCCAGCCCGACGGCGCGAACTGGCAGGGCCACGAGACGATCGAGAATACCGGATTCACCTACACGCACACCTTCGAGACGCTCGGCACCTACGAGTACTACTGCGCGCCGCACCAGAGCGCGGGGATGGTCGCCACCATCGAGGTCGTCGAGTCGATCTCGACGCCCGCGCCGTCGAACGTCCCCGAAGTGCCCGACTCCGCGAAGACCCTCGGCGTCGCGACGACGTTCGCGATGGTCGCCACGCTGGGGCTCGCGTTCTTCTTCCTCAAGTACGGCGGCGACTACGAACTCGACGAGGAGTAGTCGTCCGGTCCCGGGCCGCCAGCGGCCGGGACGATCCGCTCGCTCGCCCGCGCGACCGCGACGTTGCAGCCGGCGGCAATCGCGCCGACCACCGCGCCGACGACGGCGGCGACCACCGAGCCGACGACGCCGACGATCGCGACCGTGATCAGGAACTCCGGATCCCGAAGCGCGGCGACCGCGCCGGCGACGAGCGCGCTCCCCGCCACGAGTCCGACGCCGACGCCCGCGCCCCCGATGCCGCCTCGCCGGAGGAGCGCCCGACGGGAGCCGTCGCGGTCCCGGAGGCTCCGCTCGGCCAGGACCCACCGGACCGCGGCGACGACGAGCGCCCACAGATAGCCGAACGCGGCCAGTCCGGGGACGGTGCCGGCCCCCGCGAGCGCGCCGGCCAGCCCGCCGGAGAGGTGTGCGGCCAGGACGACGACGAGCGAGAGCGCCGCCAAATCGAAGGTCGCCACGGTCCACGCCTCGAACCGACTGGCGCCGTCGGCCCCGGCCCGCTCGTCCCGGTCACCCATGGGCGAGCACCTCCGCGAGTGCGACCGTAAGCCCGAGGCCCCAGCCGGTGACGGCGTACAGGGCGCGGAGCCGATCGCGGGCGGGCGAGGCGAGCCCCGAGGGGGCCGCTTCGAGCCGTTCCACCGCGAGGGAGCGAACCGCGGAGACGACGACGAGGCCAGTCACGACCGCGAGCTTGACGGTCAGGACCGTCCCCCATCGGGTCTCGGGCCCCGGCGGCCCGAGCGCGCCGAGGTTGCCGACGCCGGTGGCGATCATCACGCCGAGGGCGCCCCAGAAGAGCCGTTCGTACCGACGGAGCGCCGGCAGGGGGTCGGCGTCGTCGCCGCGGAGCAGCAGCCACGCGACGCCGACGCCCCCGAGCAGGGCGGCCATCCCGAGGACGTGCGCGAGTCGGACGAGGAGGTGGAGGGCACTCGCCATACCCCGCCGTACACCGACGGGGACCGTAACTCCCCGGGACGGTCACGCCATCGGACTTCCGTCCCTTCGTCTCGGAACTTTCAGAAGTCTCAGAAGTCTCAGAAGAACCCGTAGTCGTCGATCTCGTCCTCGTAGACGCTCTCGTAGCCGTCCAGCACGGTCTCGTGGTCGTACCGCGCGAACGCCTCGTTCACCGTCCGGCGGTCCTGCCCGGCGGCGGCGACGACCTCGTCGGCCAGCTCCTGGGGGCTCGTCACGAGCGCGCCCCGCTCGCGGCTCTCGACCAGTTCGTGGGCGCTTGAGCGCGCCTGGTACTCGACGATGCCGACACAGCCGCAGGCGAGACCCCAGAGCAGTCCCCTGGGGAACGGATCGACGGTCGCGGTCTGGGCGAAGACGTGCGCGCCCTTGAGGATCGGGACGAACTCCTCGGGGTCGAGCGCGCCCAGGAAGGAGACGCGGTCGTCGATCCGGAGTTCCGCGGCGGTCTCCTCGGCGGTCCCGCGCTCGGGGCCGTCGCCGACGACGACCGCGCGCCAGTCGCGGTCCCTGAGCTCTGCGAGCGCCAGCAGGAACGACTCGACGTTCGCGTGCTCGTCGAGGCGGCGCGCGTACACGAGGTCCGCGCGCGTGTCGACCTCGGCGTCGCGGACGAGGTCGAAGTCGATCGACTCGGGCACGATCTCCACCTCGTCGGCGGTCGCGCCGTACTCGCGGACGTCCGTCTTCACGAGCCGGGAGGGCGCCAGTACCCGACTGGCGCTCTTCACCGCGCGCCGGCACATCCGCTCTGTGTCGTCGTCGCGTCGCGCCCACCAGTCGACGACGACCGGGACGCGGAGGACGCGCGCGGCCGTCCGCGCGGCGGCGACCTGCGAGGGCGGGCTGTTGGCAGCGTGGATCACGTCCGGGTCGGCCCGCCGGAGGGCGAACGGCAGTTTCGACGCGAACGCC
This is a stretch of genomic DNA from Halobellus sp. MBLA0158. It encodes these proteins:
- a CDS encoding plastocyanin/azurin family copper-binding protein, which gives rise to MTDGNAEMSRRAFLTTAAGTAATAGAAGTAAAQESGGGGGSTTTVTVGPGGDLVYEPGTNEPLQITPGTTVEFVWDSDNHNIVVDSQPDGANWQGHETIENTGFTYTHTFETLGTYEYYCAPHQSAGMVATIEVVESISTPAPSNVPEVPDSAKTLGVATTFAMVATLGLAFFFLKYGGDYELDEE
- a CDS encoding glycosyltransferase, which gives rise to MRVAFVSLYPDQRRSDGATRRARRVAERLAARGHDVVFLCAQWWEGPLDAFEQHDVQYVAVTETPSARAFASKLPFALRRADPDVIHAANSPPSQVAAARTAARVLRVPVVVDWWARRDDDTERMCRRAVKSASRVLAPSRLVKTDVREYGATADEVEIVPESIDFDLVRDAEVDTRADLVYARRLDEHANVESFLLALAELRDRDWRAVVVGDGPERGTAEETAAELRIDDRVSFLGALDPEEFVPILKGAHVFAQTATVDPFPRGLLWGLACGCVGIVEYQARSSAHELVESRERGALVTSPQELADEVVAAAGQDRRTVNEAFARYDHETVLDGYESVYEDEIDDYGFF
- a CDS encoding pyridoxamine 5'-phosphate oxidase family protein, with protein sequence MPEAEVGVEMTDEEIAAFLTRQGHGVLSFAGEEPYSLPISFGYDVLEHRCIFQLVFHDESTKRERIASSSRVTLVSYEWRGPDDWRSVIIDGDLRWIDDESPEVLDASEVFAEYASLAGLAVFDRPTPDLDPEWYELEIESMSGRHAPAVASIDAIE
- a CDS encoding S9 family peptidase, whose amino-acid sequence is MAHDIERYLNVRSAYGASFAPDGERLAFLMDTTGVPQVWTTTEPGGWPEQRTFFDERVTFVSWSPTREEFVFGMDEGGNERAQLFRYDLHDGSITNLTAHPDAKHRWGGWSHDGERFAFASNRRDESVFDVYVQGRDEVGDGAELVAEGDGWLTVGGFSPDDSRLIVAEAYSNFDQDVSVCDLRTGELTHLTPHEGTVRFQSAEWGPDGERLYLVSDRDSDTLDLWSVDVETGEFALVASDPDWEIDGVAVDDRTGRVVYSTNVDGYTELTVGDLVAPAGSEPAPEIDERPAPDLPEGVVGGVAFDEGGERFAVTVTRRGDPANVYVIDAGAETAIEAADGSRLPAERWTRAATAGIPRDTFVEPELVHYPTFDGRDIPAFFSLPESDTSAGETPVIVDIHGGPESQRRPSFSAVTQYFLANGYAVFEPNVRGSAGYGKAYGHLDDVEKRMDSVRDIEAGVEWLVDHPAIDPDRVVAMGGSYGGFMVLASMTEYPDLWAAGVDVVGIANFVTFLENTGEWRRELREAEYGSLEEDREFLESISPLNRIEEIRAPLFVLHGANDPRVPVSEAHQLVEAAREHVPVRELIFEDEGHGISKLENRIEAYGAVVDFLDEHV
- a CDS encoding MTH865 family protein; this encodes MADVEAELRQQFTDAFSGADFPVSSQMDLVPTLPDGPGTKFEAGDVTLTAMEMAAKLGSHQDFPYNDVESLVDDVIEGLKAEGMI
- a CDS encoding CopD family protein, whose translation is MASALHLLVRLAHVLGMAALLGGVGVAWLLLRGDDADPLPALRRYERLFWGALGVMIATGVGNLGALGPPGPETRWGTVLTVKLAVVTGLVVVSAVRSLAVERLEAAPSGLASPARDRLRALYAVTGWGLGLTVALAEVLAHG